The genomic segment CCTTCACACCGTTGCTTCGTTCGCGCTGTCGACCGGACGCGGCACTCCAGGCGTATGCGTGATGTGCGAAGAGATCTGGAGTGGCGGTGACCGTCGAGGAGTTCGAGCAGTTCTACGCGCAGGCGGTCGCGAGGCTCGTCGGCCAGCTCTACGTGATGCTCGGTGACCTGCAGGAGGCGCAGGATGTCGTACAGGAGGCGTTCGTCCGCGGCTGGAGCCGGCGCCACCAGCTCGACCGGGACGCCCGGCCGGAGGCGTGGATCCGTACCGTCGCGTGGCGTCTGGCGGTGAGCAGGTGGCGGTTCCGGCGCCGTAGCGCCGAGGCGTGGAAGCGCAGCGGCGCCGGCACGCACGTCGAGGGCCCCGGCCCCGAGCAGGTGATGCTGGTCGCCGCGCTGAGTGGACTACCCGCGCAGCAGCGCCGCACGATGACCCTGCACTACGTCTGCGACCTGACGGTCGAGCAGATCGCCGGCGAGACCGGCCAGTCCACCAGCACCGTCAAGACACACCTCGCCCGGGGCCGGCTCGCGCTGGCCGACCGGATGCCGGATCCGCGGGTGCAGGAGGACCACGATGCCTGAGTCGCCAGACCCACTACGGTCGCTGTTCCAGCACGCCGCCGCCGTCGGCGCCCGGCAGGCGTCCCCCGCACCGGTCGCGCACATCACCGACCGCGGACGGCGGCGGCACCGGCGCCGCCTCGCCGTGGCCGCGGCCGGCGTGTGCCTGGCGATGGTCGGCGGCGGCGCCGCCGGCGCCGCCCTGGTGACCGATCGGTCGTCGTCCGAGACCCCCGCCCCCGGCTCCTCGTCCGCACCGCGGCGACCGGCGACCAGCCCGACCACCCGGCCGGCCCCGAGCCGGACGGCGGCGCACACGTCGTCCCCCCGCACCGACACCGGGCTGGGCACGACGCCGCCGCCGACCCATTCGGCGTACCGCTGACCGGGCCGACCGGCCGAGCCACCGCCGCGCCGACAGCCGCGCACACGACCGCCCGCCTGCCGTACCCGCCTCGGCGGTCTCGCCCGCCCGCGCACCGCCGAAGGAGTGCCGCATGTCGTTTCCGGTGCGATCCGGCACGCCCGGACCGTTGCGATGCGGGCGACGGACCGCACCGGACCACCCGGACCGCGCAGCCCACCTCCGGCGCAGTCGGCTGTTCGGGTTGCCGCCGCGCCGGTTCGATCCGGAGGTGTGGTGGCTGTACCTGCTGAGCCGGGCAGGGATCTGGATCGTCGCCTACTGCACCCGGTGGCTGTTTCCGGCCGATGCGGGGGCCCGCGACGCCGGGCCGGTCCTCGGCCCCTTCCAGCACTGGGACTGGGATTTCTACCTGAAAATAGCGCGAGACGGCTACTTCCCCGGGTTCGTCGGGCCCTGGCAGGTCGACTGGGACAACCGGGAGGCGTTCCTCCCCGGCCTGCCGCTGCTGCTTCGGGCGACACACGAAGTCGTCCCGAACTGGACGCTGTCCGGGCTGCTGATCTCCTTCGTCGCCGGTGCCGTCGCGGTGTTCTCGCTGGCGCGCATCGCCGAACTCCAGCTGCCCGACCCGCGCATCGGCCGCCGCACCGTGCTGTTCTTCGTCCTCTCCCCGTGCGCGATCTTCCTGTTCGTCGGTTACACGGAGTCGTTGTTCCTCGCCTTCGCGCTGCCGGCCTGGCTCGCCGCGCAGCGGCGCAACTGGCCGCTGGCCGCGGCACTGGCGGCGCTCGCCTCGACGGTACGCATCAGTGGGCTGTTCCTGGCCGCCGCGATCGCGCTGCACTTCGCCCTGGTCACCCGGGGCAGGCGGTGGCGCGCGGCACCGTGGTTGGCCCTCCCGGTCCTCCCGCTGGCCGGCTACACCTGGTACCTGCAGGTGCACACCGGTGACTGGATGGCGTGGCAGCACGCGCAGGAACGCGGCTGGGGCCGTACGTTTCACGCCCCTGGCAGGCGTGGACCAACACCTGGCACGCGGCGTTCGCCCACACCCAGACCACCCAGTTCGCGTTCATGTTCTCGGGCGAGCTGCTGGCGATGCTGGTGGGCCTGGTCGTCACGGGCCTGCTGGTCGCACGACGCCGCTGGCCCGAGGCGGCCTACGTCGGCCTGAGCCTGTGCGCCCTGGGCACCTCGTACTGGTACCTGTCGATCCCCCGCGCCAGCCTGCTGTGGTGGCCGCTGTGGGTCGGGCTCGCCGCGGCGAGCCTGCGGATGCCGCGGGTCAGGACCGGTTACCTCTGCCTGGTCGTACCGCTGTCCACGATCTTCGCGGTCAGCTTCCTGTCCGGCCGCTGGGCGGGCTGACCGGGCGGCCGGTGGGTACCCACGCCACCGGGCGCAGCGGGCGATCCCTGGGGCCGGACCGGTGGTCGGCACGGGTTCGAACCGGCCGCGCGACGGCAAGCATGGGGAACTCGGACCGATCTCGGACGGCGGGGAAGAGGAACGGACATGACCGAGGCGACAGCGGCGGCGGACGACTCCGCGCAGGACACCTACGACGTGATCGTGCTGGGTGCCGGCCCGGTCGGGCAGGTACTGGTCGAGCGGGCCCGGGCGGCCGGGCTGAGCGTGGCGATCGTGGAGCGTGAACTGGTCGGCGGCGAGTGCTCGTACTGGGGGTGCGTGCCCAGCAAGGCGCTGCTTCGCCCGGTGCTCGCGGTCGACGACGCGCGACGGGTCGACGGCGCCCGGCAGGCCGTCACCGGGCCGGTGGACGCGGCGGGCGTGTTCACCCGCCGGGACCGGTACGTCAGCGACTGGGACGACACCGGCCAGGCCGACGCGCTGACCTCCGGCAAGGGTGCCGTGCTGGTGCGCGGTCACGGCCGCCTGGACGGGCCGCGCCGGGTGTCGGTGGCCACCCCCGACGACCGGATCGTCCGGCTCGCCGCCCGGCACGCGGTGGTGCTCGCGACCGGCAGCTCGCCCGCGCTGCCCGACCTGCCGGGCATCGCCGAGGCCCGGCCGTGGACGAACCGGCAGGGCACCGACAGCAGCACCGTGCCGCGCCGGCTCGCCGTGGTCGGCGGCGGCCCGGTCGGGGTCGAGATGGCGA from the Actinocatenispora thailandica genome contains:
- a CDS encoding SigE family RNA polymerase sigma factor — translated: MTVEEFEQFYAQAVARLVGQLYVMLGDLQEAQDVVQEAFVRGWSRRHQLDRDARPEAWIRTVAWRLAVSRWRFRRRSAEAWKRSGAGTHVEGPGPEQVMLVAALSGLPAQQRRTMTLHYVCDLTVEQIAGETGQSTSTVKTHLARGRLALADRMPDPRVQEDHDA
- a CDS encoding mannosyltransferase family protein, with the protein product MWWLYLLSRAGIWIVAYCTRWLFPADAGARDAGPVLGPFQHWDWDFYLKIARDGYFPGFVGPWQVDWDNREAFLPGLPLLLRATHEVVPNWTLSGLLISFVAGAVAVFSLARIAELQLPDPRIGRRTVLFFVLSPCAIFLFVGYTESLFLAFALPAWLAAQRRNWPLAAALAALASTVRISGLFLAAAIALHFALVTRGRRWRAAPWLALPVLPLAGYTWYLQVHTGDWMAWQHAQERGWGRTFHAPGRRGPTPGTRRSPTPRPPSSRSCSRASCWRCWWAWSSRACWSHDAAGPRRPTSA